CATGCCAGGCAGGAGGACAGTTGTGAACGCTTCTTTAAAGGCAGCATCCAGGGCTGGTTTAGCCGCATTTGCAGCCGTCAAAGCTAAAGCGTCCTTCACGTGCGCACTGCTTATCAATTCAGTTACATTCTTCTGGAAGAGCTCGTCCATTTGATTCGCGTCTAATCTCATTTGCTGTTTTAAAGGTTTCACCGTCTCTTCGATTGTGCGCGGCAAGGTGTTTTCGATCTTATCTTTCACCACGGTCTCAAATGTGTTTAGGAATTCACGCTGACGAGCCATTTGATTGTACAAAGTTTGCTCCAGAGTCGCGTTTTGCTGCTGAGACATTCTCGCGAGCGTGGACTCTAATCGCGTGGTTGCTGGCGATTCCTGCCGCAATCTAGCGATCTCCGCGCGCAACTCTTTCAGCTCTTGATACTGGTCTTGAGTGATCTCTAAAATAGATTTCAAATTGTTGTTCATCTCGATATTGTTGAGGTCGTTTGCTCGCCAAGACGCTCCAGCGTCATTGCCCGAAAGGGACGCCGTCTTCGGTTCGTCGTTCGTGTTCTGCCTTTCTACATTGGTCTCATCGTCTTCGGCGAACTCCTCCGATTCTTGCATCGCTTGCACGTCTTTGAATAAAACCATAGGAATATTAGACCAATCTTCGTTCGTTTTCATTTCCGGCTTGCTGTCGATTTCAGTTTCTTCATCTGGCTTAGTAAGGGATAAGATTTCTCTTACTTCTCTGGATGGACTGCTACCGCAGCTAGCAGGGGCCTGTTCTTCCATATCGTTTTCCTCGAGTTCTTTCTGCGGATCGGACGCGTTAAGAGCTTGCACTGCTTGCGCGAGAGATGGACTGCCGGATAACACCTTCTCCAGCTCCGGGCTTCCGGGATTAGAGTCTAATTCgttgttttcctttttcgcGGGCGAACTGAACGCGTCAGGCGTCATCAGGTTTAAGCCACCGGTATTATGATTAATCGTCGTTTCAATTGTGCCAGATAAGGAACGATCTTCTTCGCAATTTTCGCCGGAAACGCCATTGTGATTGACAGTGTCTGGTAAGTCCTCGGGATAATCCAGCGAATCGTGAGTGTTGATACGACAGTTGCTCGCTTGTGAAGCAGGTTTGAAGGCAATGTTACATTCTTGCAACGACTTCGGTTGGACTAGATACATGGAGATGACAAGATGTTCGTCATTCTCTTCGATTTCTTCGCACAGATCTTCTAGAGATTCACCGGTCGTTCGTATTTTACGTTGGTCGGCTTCAACAATTCCGAAACTCAAAATTGGATATGGTAAGAGAAACTCCGACACCGTACTCACGCATGCTACCGCTTCACCTTTGTCCTTTGAAAGACTcagtatatataaaactttattgtaTATGTCGGATAAGAATAGATATCCAGCACTAAGATCTAAACCCGCTTTCAATACTGGCATCTTGCCCGTGGAAGGATTCGGGGCGAACTTGATTGTTTGCAAACAAGTCCACAGTTCGCACGACCATACTTTCAGTTCCGAATTATTGTCACAGCCGGTCACAGCGAACCTCCAAAACTGAACCCTGAGAAATAAGCATTTTGTTTGTATCATAAATCTATCTAGTGGCCACGTGCGCGTTACATCAAGTTGACATTTCGAGAAATACTCACTCGGGTTGATAGTTTTTGTGATCATCAAGGAAAAATAGGCATGAGATAGGTCTTCCATTGTGAGGCCTCCATTGATGTAAACAACGCGGTTGCGGTTGCCCATGAGAATTGCTATGCATGAAGACCTGGAAGAACTTTACTTCTCCATCTGTACTAGCAGTAGCTAATGCAGTTCCATCTGGACTAAGCATCGCCTCGATAATTGTTCCAGAGTGCTGATCAATTTCCATCATACCCCCACTTTCTTTAACATCTGAGTTTGTTGCCTGATTTAGGacggaaattaaaaatgttgtcttATCATGCTCAATTATAAGTAAAAACCTGTGGGTGGCGTGTACACTTACTTCTATCGATCGAAATCTTGCTGCTACTACTGCGACTGACCACAATTCAACCTTAGAACCACGAGTTAAAACTAATAGTTTTGATACTTCATCTCCATCTGAGATATCATCCTCCGGGATGTACGGGCACCAAATGACTCGGTGACTAGTCGGGGAAACATCCTCGGCGTCTACTTGTAATACTAAACTACATAATAATTCGGATGGCGTTGGCTCGattgtatgtataaaaagGGATCCGGTATAATCGACACATGCTAGAATTGCATTTGAAACGTGAGCGAATGCAAGATCTTGAATAGCACCACGCATTCCTCGCAACAGAGCTCTATGTTCTAATTCCTTGTATACAACACGAACAACCCCACCACCGGCACCaactaagaaataaaaaatttatctgtgACAACTCAAGTTTACTCTATAGTAATCGCAGTTACTTGgagatataaattacataaatatttaattaaaaagcattGGAAAgcattcatatataaaataagcagataattttgcaaaaattgcattaaatattttaccttTTATACCATAGGCTAAATATTTTCCAGATACATGAACCGCCAACAGTTGACCAGTGTAAAGGTGATGATCCCATTGAaaatcaacaatattttttaattttacttttgaacTACCGTGATCATGATCACCAGGAGAAGGTACAATAGTCACATCAGTGCTACATAATTCTACAGAATGCTGATCTTCTTGTCCATTGAACTGCCTGTaaggataaaatatattatacatatttgaaaCCATAAAAAGGttatagttatttaataataatattctagtTCAGAGATGggaattagttgcaacttTTGGCTCGATTTTCTGATTGACGCTTCCTGCCTCCTCCTTGCCGCTCACATGCTAGCAACGAGTCGCCAACGCGCTAACAACGCGCGTAATTAAGATGCACGATATTCAGCCTCAGGAATGTccatatcacaaatgcaacaagataataaatatgggaTAAACATAGATTTCCATATCACTTGTGAGGTACTATTGTTGAAGAACGCGTCAATAATAGTACCTGACAGGTGATGTGAAAATCTATTGtcccatatttattatcttgttataTTTGTGATATGGACATTCCTGAAGTTGAGTATAACGCATTTTAGTTACAGGTGTTGTTAGCGCGTTTGGTGACTCGTTACTAACATGCGAGCTGCAAGGAGGAAACAGTAGGCGTCAATCAGAAAATCGAGCCGAAagtgcaactaattcccatCTCTGTTCTAGTTAatagaaaacagaaaattaaatataaaaaaacataataaaaggGTATGCTGTAAATATATTCCAAGCTTGCTTCTCACATGGAAATTTGAGAcagtttaaaacaattaaaatataatgcttCAGATAAGAACTATTACGGTACAGATAACAGAGATACTCATAACAGAGGCACTCTGATTAGTATAACATATGACATCATCTTTCATGCAGATTATTAAAGAAAGTTTCAGAGTTTTCAAAGGCTTGTAGTACTTATTAAGCTAAGTACATGCTTAATCAACAAATCTGTAaatcaagtttttaaaaataagcaactttcgtatttaaataatagccaattacttaattaatggatacatttatatcataaaaatgagaaattgttatttacataaaaaatgagatttgCAAACTCATGTTGACTGATAATTTTTTGAGGTTTGTTGCTtcaaattagaaacaaaaatttttttaccacCTTGCTTATTTTTCAGAGAATTTCATGTAAGAACtatagcaataatatttttacttggTTTTACCATGATATAACAGTGTCCATGCactgagaataaaaaaaaaggtacaTCTGATTTCATTTTAACTTACACTGTCTGTTGATAGTCAATGTGCCTCATATTGCCCTCCCCGGACTTGATCATGTCGCCAGCCACGTCTCTGTAAAACAGTGAATTTACTGCATTTACGCATCTCATATTACGCGCTTGTGTCGTGTGCAGGCGATTCCTAACCCTAGCCGGTGGCATTAACATGCTTCCGCGCATTGATATCGCGAGATTGTATTGCGTTTCCCTCACCTCTCAGGCATAAATACAGCCGTTTACCGTCGCTCACTCAAGACGAATAAATCAATTAGCGAGCAACCATGCGCTCATCACCGGCACGTTCACGTCGCCAGAGCGATATTAGCAGGCACGCGAAGTAATTCGGCAGATCGCAACGAAAGTGAAATGTCAGGCGGCCATCACCCACTTGTCAGTGAAACGAAGCAGAAGTCAGTTTTACCAATCCAGCCAGTATTGCCACAACATATTTCCCTATTGCAACCAAGATTGGGAATTTGATTATCTGCGTTTACCTGCACTGGTGCGGCAAAAGAATACAAAGTTGGCAACACtttatttgttcaaaaatttcgTTAATCGCGCGTATAATTGTGACGACCTTTTTGCGGTTTATATAGGCttcaatatcaaattttattaacgtaTGTATTATAGTATTTAATTCTATCCATATAAACTTACATATTTGCAAGGAATCGTCCCATAATGTAATTCAAAAGATGCGATATCGATATCGATCGAAGATTCCGCGACAAGAAATCATCATTTTCGTAATAATGGCGGATGTGTGAACAGTGCACACGGGTATCGTCGTCGGCGAATGCGATTTTTATGCATCTTTTGTTGCCGAAACAGGTACTTTTGTCTAATGAAAATGTTAATCAAAGAGTTCTAACAAGTTTGATGTTATTTCTTCCAACTAACAGAGCATTTGCTATTTGTTTCAGATAGTTGGCGTAGCGAGTCGGAGATGCTTCGTTGTATTGCGTAAGAAATCAACGCTAGCcgtaagtattttaaatatataagaaatatcatggaatatatttttgcaaattgcaaatCACAAGATTTGCGCTGCAtctttaagtatattttatctgtATGGAACATGTATGGAATGGAAAATCACTTCGATCGGATCctgaaattctaaataaattttctattaaagcTTTAAaggttaaattatataaaaatttaagaaattgtcaaaaaataaaataacaattttcaaacctatcaatatatatataatttaacgactataaaaaatagaatttgaaaattaattcactTCACAATTTGAATTAATGCGCTAATTCTTAGatacacataaaattataaaataatttgcataattatttcatttatctttATCCAACAAGATAATATTGCCTGAAGCAACGAAGCAATTTGAAATCCTGAAAAGTCGGAAGCTTATTGATAAGAAAGTCGTACGcgataaatttacactttatttcttatattatattacactATAGAGAGAAACAGGCTTTTTCATTCACGTGTCTATCCTTTGGAAAATGGCAGTAGTGCTCAAACGTACGTAGACCCAAAAAAAGGTGGCAGTAAATTCAGCTAATGTCGGATACTCGTAGCGCTTAATGACTACACATATACGTTCCGGACATCGCCACGAATCACGTATATCCATCGAAAGCGAGAGCAGAAAAGTGAATCggattgtaatatatatactatactCTATAATATACTATATTCTATGTCGAATCaacttgattattaatttaattagcatCAATTATTAGcaatacaaaattatcaatataattattagcaattcaaaatattcataagTCATGGTCTTTATATTCATGGTCTTTACATTCATGTGAAAAGTAGAAGCATTAAAAGGAAATCACAAGAATACTTTCTATTTAATgctacaataaataaaaaaaaatcaatatataaaaatttttcatcaagTAAAAACAAGTAACTactagtaaaaaataataaaaaggtaatatttattcaaaatttgttattaactCTATAATGTCTTAACATAGAAATTGAAGATATTCcctctataataaaaattatataatacaaaattataattatataataaaaattctgattttatATCCGATTCACGTTTCGCAATTGCGTGTGCTTTCGTTACGACAAAATAGCTAAATGTTTTTGAGACTAAACGCGAGGCTCTTCTTGGAATATTACCGGCGCACAGTATCGGCTCTCGTTGCCGCAAACTGTGCGCCTGAATTTTCCAATAAGTCCTCGTCGTTCAAGCGAATGTCTTACATTTTCTCGTACTGCCGCATAACAAGTAATTTTTGGGTCTTTCCGTATCATATAATGTTACACAATGACAAAGCACACTGAGACACTGCGCCAATCcaatagaaaaacaatatcGTCGTTATTGTGCCGTTAGTATTCACAGATCGAAGGGACGTAGAACCGCAAGGATAGACTTCCGTTTGTCCTCGCGATGCGATTTTTCATCCTCGCCGTTTTTCGTTTCCTCTAGAGCTCGATCGCTAGTAGGTAACGAAacctttaagatttttttctcgattacaacttttatttataagcgTAGTATTTCGATTCTCTAGTGGCTAACCGCATTAATCGTCACGGAAATTATGCGCAATTACGGTAAAAAAACAATGACGACCATGAGCGATCGGTGCACGGAGAGAAGCTAAACCATTTAGTTTGCAGAGATAACGTTGTAACgctttgaattattattaaattattggaattatattaaactatgCTATTTCtactcttgtatttttttttttgtctaaaatCAATTAGCTCTCACGTACTGTTCTTTGATCTATTTCGCGTAGGAAACACATAAAGTAAAATCTAAATAGTCGCGTGTGAGATATGCTGCAAAAACTTCGATTTAAACGttacaaaagattaaaatcTCGGTCTGCACGgagatatgaaaatttaagatcattctctttttattgttacatgCGTTTATATCGAGATGGTCCCTGCGggattttaaattgtattcgtatattatatttctttgggtggcgtatatatatatataattacaaaagcaTAAAGTTCCATTTTTACTACAATTAGAGCTTCGGAATTGATATCTCGGACTTTTCATATCAACAAAACGTGTTTAACAAGTGCAAggaaatagaatttatacgATTCAATAGACGATACACTTATAATAACTATGTCGGCTACGTCCTTTCTTAGCATTTATACGGAAATCTTGAGAAATGATATAGAATCAATCATCATTGATATACGAAGCTTGAATCGAAGTAACAATAGCGGGAAAGAAAGCATtctttatacttaaaattggCATAGTAAAATGTAAGATATAAGGGACTTGTGTAATAAGAGAACGTATATTAAcggatttataaaaaaatttagttataATTCTCTAAAAGCACGAAGTGCGGAAACAATTGaaacaattgtaattattaaaaataacaagagAGATACAAAGAGACGCaagttacatatatatacatttactaTCGACGATTACAATCTTGGGATGAAACGATACCCATCGATCGCATGATCTctcacaatatattttaacaactaAACATTACAACGCGCTACGCAATCGTACTCGCTCGTTGATATGCTTATGATATATTGCTCTGACTTAGATGTAAagtatatatgaaaaataaatagaaataaatacatcgaataaataaataaataagtccGTAATTTATCTCTAAGCGTTCATTCTTTTTACCACTAAGCTTTGGTACAAAAAATCTAGAGTTAAATAGAGGAAAGTATGTGACGCGTGATTGACGGACGGATTCGTGCAAAGGAGAACCAGAATTAGGAATATATCACATATCACAAGCGAAAATGTCGGCCAGTCCAGCCCGTCTCTCTGTTTGCTCATTCTCTCTACGCTAGAAGTGCTAATTGTTCGGCGATGGATCTCGAAAGATATCATGTCCGCATGTCCGCGCTGAGTTTGAAGCGGTTGTCACAACTCCACTCTCGTTTGCACGACGCCGCACAATTCGCCGTGTCAACGTGTTATTCTTGTTCTATTTGTTGCGTAAATACATGCGCCCGTTGCTCCGTGCTCGCAAGAAGCGACGGACTGAAAATTCGGAAAATGCGGAAGCTCTCGCTGGACGATTGGCGCTCGCGCGAAGCGATCTGTGACTTTTAACTGGAAAGACGACATCTTTGCAAACGAGTTTTGTCCCGCTAAATCTGGAAAATACTTCAATCGCGAATTGAAATGAAATCCATCGACTTGCGGCGGAAAGACAAGTTAAGCGATAGAGCTGCTACGGCGTATCGTACGACAGATACTTTTCCGCTCGGTGTTCTTACTTTTTTGAGATTaccaaaaaaagaagaaaagaatgaTCGGAAGTTACTAGCGTTCAAGATGGTCGAGCCTATCGCTTGGCGTATCTAAGACTAGGACATGAAATCCCGTTTACTTTGAAAAATACTGTACACAAGAATACCTAAGGCGCATTTTACGCTCGCGTTCTTCGCGTTTAGACGAGTATCGAAGCTTGCGACTACGTACGATGGTACCGATATATTCCCGTAACAAAGAGGAATAAATGTGCCGGACGATGACAAGACTGGGTAGAGACAATGTGGAATTGATTCTTTACACTCGATAGCATCCATCCTGCCACGGTAGAAGCGTAAAGCCGCCGCGTTCACCTCCTTAAAAACCGGAAAAAGCCTTTGCTTTTGTCCGGCGGCGGTGCCATCAGCATTGGTACTTGATTTTTGTGCGTGATACGAATCTGTGTCAGaaagatacatttttacattttctttctaCTCAGCTTGcagcttattattatttacgcgTAAAGCTGTAATTTGGTATaaaattacacttttattaAGACCGAATTTAAGATTaacgaaacaaatattttctcctCTCTTTTCTCGTCGAGTGTTCGATAAAGTTTTTgttaaatgaaaacaaattcCATCTCACACGTTATTGTTGAAAGAACTCAAATAGTTTCACTATCTTTCAGCTCACCGTGCACGGGCCCTGCATCCAGGGTTCGCCATCGATCTGCATGGGGAATCGCTTACTCGTGGTGATAGTGACGCTACTGCACTGAGCCAGCCTTCTGCCGGAATGTCGAAGTCCCGTCTTCACTTGACCCATATGCAAGCAGTTCTCCAGACCGATTACCTCTATGAGATTGTCCCCGATGTCTGCGGATAGAGTAAGTGCACAACGTTATCGAAGAAAATGTTCCACTTATACGCCTGCGACGTGCAATCGAAGCCGGACGGTATATTTGTAAGGATTGACTGTTTCACGCGTTACGCGCGATTCTCTCACCTTGAATAGCGACGGTGAGATCCACGGAATTGAAGCTACTCGTGCTGAGTTCTTTGTCGGGTCGCTTTTTCCGTTTACCGAGCCGATTCCGCGTGTGATGCTCGCCCCAGAGATTCGAGCCCCCGTGAGTGAAAGGAATGTTCAGCAATGCGACTCCTTGCAGAGATGGCCCGTGCGCCAAATCCAGAGGTGTGCCGTCGCACTGTAATCGATGAAATGCATGTAACGTCACGAATTCCGTTGATTCCGTCGTGACTGATTGATTGCGGATCTGACTGCGCGTATTCGGGACGAAGTTGAAACGGAATCGTTTAATTAACTCTCGATCAGCGCCGGTGATTCGACGCTGAATATTCGGCATTCGAAGTTGCTAATTTATCGATTCAACGAGTGGATTACGAAATTGCGCTTACGATTATTTCGAGATCCTCGTGAAGGTTTTTACAGCTGGCAGCGAACTGCTCCGTGGTTGCGTATTCGAAATACCACAGCTTGTTCTTCATTCTGCTGTTAAACTTCTCCGGATTCTTCTCCCTCTCCATGTGGAATTTCACGCAAATAGCCGCGTCGACGCCCACCGAGaagtaattgttaataatattgtacggTATACAGTCCTGATTCGGTTTCTTCTCGTCCGTCTGATCTTGAACGTCTATTTGCCAGCGATCCATCATCACCTGCGTCGCCTTCTCTATTTTCTGCGAATCGTTTAGGTCTCGTGTAACAAAAACTTTTGCGGTAATCGGATTTTGGACAAGTGATCGTCAAACATTTTACCGAGCgttcaaaaaatacatagtaATGAAGGTGCTTCGCAATCGGAATATCACGTGGACAATCTGCTTTACCTTAAGCACTTTGTGCACCGCTTCCCCTTCGTAACCGCCGCCCCAGCGTAAGCACCTGGCGAGATCGTTGCCAGTGCCGAGAGGTATAACGCCAACGGCGGGTTGTTTCTCGAAATTCACGCGATCTGAATTAAATAAGCAACGATTAGAGTGCAactatatgcgaatat
This genomic window from Linepithema humile isolate Giens D197 chromosome 5, Lhum_UNIL_v1.0, whole genome shotgun sequence contains:
- the Ge-1 gene encoding enhancer of mRNA-decapping protein 4, whose amino-acid sequence is MPERDVAGDMIKSGEGNMRHIDYQQTVQFNGQEDQHSVELCSTDVTIVPSPGDHDHGSSKVKLKNIVDFQWDHHLYTGQLLAVHVSGKYLAYGIKVGAGGGVVRVVYKELEHRALLRGMRGAIQDLAFAHVSNAILACVDYTGSLFIHTIEPTPSELLCSLVLQVDAEDVSPTSHRVIWCPYIPEDDISDGDEVSKLLVLTRGSKVELWSVAVVAARFRSIEATNSDVKESGGMMEIDQHSGTIIEAMLSPDGTALATASTDGEVKFFQVFMHSNSHGQPQPRCLHQWRPHNGRPISCLFFLDDHKNYQPEVQFWRFAVTGCDNNSELKVWSCELWTCLQTIKFAPNPSTGKMPVLKAGLDLSAGYLFLSDIYNKVLYILSLSKDKGEAVACVSTVSEFLLPYPILSFGIVEADQRKIRTTGESLEDLCEEIEENDEHLVISMYLVQPKSLQECNIAFKPASQASNCRINTHDSLDYPEDLPDTVNHNGVSGENCEEDRSLSGTIETTINHNTGGLNLMTPDAFSSPAKKENNELDSNPGSPELEKVLSGSPSLAQAVQALNASDPQKELEENDMEEQAPASCGSSPSREVREILSLTKPDEETEIDSKPEMKTNEDWSNIPMVLFKDVQAMQESEEFAEDDETNVERQNTNDEPKTASLSGNDAGASWRANDLNNIEMNNNLKSILEITQDQYQELKELRAEIARLRQESPATTRLESTLARMSQQQNATLEQTLYNQMARQREFLNTFETVVKDKIENTLPRTIEETVKPLKQQMRLDANQMDELFQKNVTELISSAHVKDALALTAANAAKPALDAAFKEAFTTVLLPGMEKMYQVMFKQLQDTFIKGTREYLQHIDAVVDKQLKRRNEQLSEALSALVREELQTELNRVSTTIQDNCIRAVRDSIRENLNQQLTEISSARSRATTPAIPVTAVADAQARVMSLLQRGQFNAAFQQALSASDLGLVVLVCEKTEPARVFSCAGAQGQGTRCILQQPVILSLVQQLSADLGHRTELKHRWLEEAILNLDPNDPVTREHMGTVLVTLQTQLATFVTSNPNHRSARRMKMLAMAARALLNQHP